One window of the Lepeophtheirus salmonis chromosome 7, UVic_Lsal_1.4, whole genome shotgun sequence genome contains the following:
- the LOC121122114 gene encoding uncharacterized protein — MGPLERLCLRWNEYESDFKQGLLDLRQNEELFDVMLISGSKSIKAHKVILSACSPKFRSIIGSAPVQTYPLIYLKGINFYHLELLVSYMYYGEVSLGQEELDDFISIAQEFQIKGLSNYFATQNRYESQPSTSSNFSTDITPYLPHDSQDPSIVSHNINDKSLPHIEKEECNILDERNTLEMTQKASEQEKANKNTLECISLEQNQDYDEALNREIIKHYSRQKTGRGYQCKKCNYKAKLRSLLHNHVEAKHIITRGFICSICENKYKTRHCLYNHQYNKHRGQSVVFKGVEVIT, encoded by the exons atgggaCCTCTGGAACGGCTTTGTCTTCGATGGAATGAGTATGAATCTGATTTCAAACAAGGTTTATTAGATCTCCGTCAAAATGAGGAACTGTTTGATGTGATGCTCATCTCTGGATCAAAGAGCATAAAGGCTCACAAGGTGATTCTTAGTGCATGTTCCCCAAAATTTCGTTCCATAATTGGATCGGCACCCGTTCAGACATATCCCctgatttatttgaaagggatcAACTTCTATCATTTGGAATTACTCGTTTCGTATATGTATTACGGTGAAGTGAGTCTTGGTCAAGAGGAACTCGATGATTTCATTTCCATTGCTCAAGAGTTTCAAATCAAGGGTCtctcaaattattttgcaaCCCAAAATAGATATGAATCTCAGCCTTCTACCTCCTCCAACTTTTCAACTGATATCACTCCATATCTACCTCATGATTCCCAGGATCCTTCCATTGTATCACATAATATAAATGACAAATCTTTAcctcatattgaaaaagaagagTGTAATATCCTGGATGAGAGAAATACTTTAGAAATGACTCAAAAGGCATCTGAGCAAGAAAAAGCAAATAAGAATACTTTAGAATGCATTTCCTTGGAACAAAATCaag acTATGACGAGGCCTTAAATAGAGAGATCATTAAACACTACTCAAGGCAAAAAACGGGACGGGGATATCAAtgcaaaaaatgtaactatAAGGCTAAACTGCGGTCTCTTTTGCATAATCATGTTGAGGCCAAGCACATTATTACAAGGGGTTTTATTTGCTCTATCTGCGAGAACAAATACAAAACAAGACATTGTCTCTATAACCACCAATACAATAAACATAGAGGCCAAAGTGTCGTTTTTAAAGGTGTCGAAGTTATTACATGA